The sequence CTTCACGGAGCCGCCGCCTTCGCGGAGCCCCGCCGCCACAGACGCTGCGCCCCGCGCCGCTTCGCCGGGGCGCCTACTGCCTGAAGGGCATTCCCAGGCGCTTGAGGAGCGCCTTGCCCTCTTCGTCGTTGCGGGCCGTGGTGGTTATGGTGATGTTGAGCCCCCTGAGCTTGTCGATCTTGTCGTAGTCTATCTCGGGGAAGATGATCTGTTCCTGGACGCCCAGCGTATAGTTGCCGCGGCCGTCGAAGCTCCTGTCCGACAGCCCCCTGAAGTCCCTGATCCTCGGCAGGCTGAAGTTCACGAGCCGGTCGAAGAACTCGTACATGCGCGCTCCCCGCAGCGTAACGCAACAGCCCACCGGCATGCCCGCCCTCAGCTTGAAGCTCGCTATGGAGCGCTTGGCGCGGGTGACCACCGGCTTCTGTCCCGAGATGAGCGTGAGGTCGCGCACGGCGGCGTCTATCACCTTTATGTCCTTCACGGCCTCGCCGAGCCCCATGTTGAGCA comes from Deltaproteobacteria bacterium and encodes:
- a CDS encoding 50S ribosomal protein L5, with translation MTPRLKQLYSEEIVPRLKEELSLSNVMEVPRLEKIVLNMGLGEAVKDIKVIDAAVRDLTLISGQKPVVTRAKRSIASFKLRAGMPVGCCVTLRGARMYEFFDRLVNFSLPRIRDFRGLSDRSFDGRGNYTLGVQEQIIFPEIDYDKIDKLRGLNITITTTARNDEEGKALLKRLGMPFRQ